AAACTCATCAAGGTTGTTAGAGTAGATGCCCAGAAAGCGCATGCGCTCAATCAGCGGGTTAGATTTATCCGCCGCTTCCTGCAATACGCGTTCGTTGAACGATAACCAGCTCAGTTCTTTTTCGATATAAAGCTTTTCCTGACCCATTACTACTCACACTCCGGTTGATTAACTCGGGACGTGGCAAATCCGTCTCGGGGTTATTATGGCGAGCTTTGTCATGCTCTGTCCAACTGTGCCAGAAAAGTATGACAGTTATCCGCAGGCTTACGAGAAAGCGGCAAAAAAGCCTGTGAAACCGTGATGTTGGCGGACAAGTTTTCCGTGTCGATGACGGAATTAACGCCAGACGAGAGAAAAAATAAAGGGCCTCGTGGCCCTTTAATCACTCGTCAGAAGCGTAACCCTGCGGCGGGAGCGGATGCCCGTCCAGCCAGGCGCGGCCCTCGCGCATCGCGAGGCGGCCCTCGACAAACCAGCTCACCACCAGCGGGTAGATGGCGTGCTCTTGCGCCTGAACGCGCGCGGTGACGTCTTCTTCGCTGTCGCCGGGAAAGACCGGGACGCGGGCTTGTAAAATCACCGGGCCGCCGTCCAGCTCGTCCGTGACAAAATGCACCGACGTGCCGTGCTCGTCATCGCCGTTGGCGAGCGCCTGGCGGTGCGTATGCAGCCCCGGATATTTCGGCAGCAGGGAAGGGTGAATATTCAGCAGCCGTCCTTCATAGTGCGCCACAAAGGCCGGGCTCAGAATGCGCATATAGC
This sequence is a window from Cronobacter sakazakii. Protein-coding genes within it:
- the purN gene encoding phosphoribosylglycinamide formyltransferase, which encodes MKRIVVLISGSGSNLQAIIDACAQKKINGLISAVFSNKADAFGLERAREAAIPAHALSASDFASREAFDRELMQEIDAYAPDLVVLAGYMRILSPAFVAHYEGRLLNIHPSLLPKYPGLHTHRQALANGDDEHGTSVHFVTDELDGGPVILQARVPVFPGDSEEDVTARVQAQEHAIYPLVVSWFVEGRLAMREGRAWLDGHPLPPQGYASDE